A segment of the Vagococcus hydrophili genome:
GCTTTTTATACAGAAACAGCCGTTGAGAACCTTGTCTTCGGGGCTTTAGAGGCTTGCCTTTCTGTTTTAACGACAGGAACAGCTGAAACAATTGTTAATAATTAAAAAGAAAATGAGAGCTGTGATAACATATCACAAACTCTCATTTTCTTTTAATCTTTGATAGTCTTTGGACAACTTTTGAAATTCTTTCTTATTGCCTGTCTCGAGGGCTTGATTTATTTTCTCAAGTAAGATATTTAACTTAAACTTCCGTTCTTCCTCTTCAATAAAACTATTTAGCGCCAGTCTAAATTCTTTTTCAGCTTCTTCATCAAGAGGTTGGTAAGGATTTTCCTCTAACACATCTAAATAATACTTAGATAACGTCATCCCATCAAAAGAAACGCCTATAAACAATGGACTTTTTCGATTCAAACGGATATCATGGAAAATTTTGTTAGGATCTTCAATAACAATTCCTTGATTCACCATCTCTAAACCACTTCCTGAAACAGACTGATCTGTAACAAGTAACCCTCTAGGTGTAGAAAGAACATTCTCGACGAAAGTTACACGGTCTAATAAAAATTCATGATTCAAAAGATAATTTAAAATCCAGTACGACTCTCTCTTTTTCAATGAGACAGATTGAATTAACCAATTAACAAATTTTTTCTTACTTGCTAATTCGATCATGTTAACTACCACCCTTCATTGTCAAGTAATGAAGCAACCTCCACATCATCAGGAACCATCGTCAAATACATTTGTAGTAAGCGATTAGATTCTTCACGATTTCCTTCTTCTCTAAGGAATAATGCATAGTCTTTAACAAATTCAGGATCATCGATTAAAGTTTCTTTGGCTTGGTCATAATGTTTCTTCGCTTGATCAAATTCCTCTAAACCATTAAAAGCTTGCGCTAAAATCCATTCAGCAAAGGATTGTTCTTTCACTTCTAATGTAGCTATCAAAGTAATTACTTCGTCGTATTCTTCTTCCTTAAGTAGTAGCTCAGCCAAACGTATTTTAGAAAGATCTGCATCCACTTCTAAAGAAATCACTTCTTCTAAATATTGTTTTGCTTGATCTTTATCCCCTAAATGATAAGCCGTTTCAGATGCTAAATGGTATAGCGAAGTTTCATACGGGTTTTGCACAATCCCTTCTTCTGCCATTTCAATGGCTTCCTCGTGACGACCTTCATCGTGTAAAATTTGAGCTAAAGGATAGTACACTTGATTAAATGATTCATCCATTAATCTAACTTGAGTTAATAATTCAATGGCACGTTCATTCTGTTCTAACTGATAATAAGTTAAAGCTAATTGGAAGGCACGTTCAACAGTTTCCTCTTCTTCAATTGAAAGCTCTAAATAGTTGACAGCCTCTTCAAAGTCGCCAATTCTTGATAAAGCAACACCGATTCGCTCATTTAAATTAATTGGTGATTCTTCTTTTGATAGCACCTTTTTTAATTCTTGATAAACAGCGATTGCCTTAACATAATCTTCACTAGAGAAGTACAATTCTGCCAATGATAAATCTAATAAAGGTTCATTTGGCATAATTTCTTTGGCTTGATTTAATTTTCGCTCACTTACTTCTGGAATATTCAAAACTTGATACAGGTCTGCTTGTGTGATTAAACTTTGCGCATACAAATCACTCGTTTCTTCAATCGATTCTAAATAACTAAACGCTTTTTCAAGTTCATCATTCTCAATCGCAATTTCTGCTAGTGAAATTTTTAAAGTTTCTTCTTCTGGAAACTCCTCAAATAATTTTGAATATAATTTTTCTGATTCTTCCACAAAGCCTAATTGGAATAAATTATCCGCCAATTGCATTCTTTCTTCTGGTAAATCCTCAACAAGAGCTTTCTCAAAAGCCACTTGAGCTTCGATTAAATCTCCATTTGATAACGCTTCTAACATTTTTTTACTGTTTGACATATAATCTCTCCAAAAAATTTATTTTATCCTACGATACATCTCTATTACTTTAAATAATTCCTCTTGATCTGGTATGTTAACCATATCAACTTGCCCAATTTCTTTTAAGCAGAGGATTTTCTGATAACGGGTTAACTCAATCAACAAACTTTCTGTTAAATCAGTGATTAACATTTGTTCAGGTAATTTCAACTCAATTCCTACAATACTCTCAAACCAAAAATAAAACTTATTATAATCAAATTGAACCTCACTTCTCTCCAATGTCCAAAGAAGATGAAGTAAAAAGCCAATATATTCTTTTTGAGAAATATTCAAATAATGAGCTTCTTCCAATCTGTAGAAAGCTTTCGTAAAGCTCTTACCAAAACTAGAACTGAATTGATTTTCTTTTTTTATTACTTGAATAATCGAAGCAATAAAAGGTGAAAAATTTTCATAATTCTCTGACAAAGAAACTTGGTATATTTTTTTTAGTAATTCAGCATTCTGAGTAACAGCTAAATGAATCAATTTAAAAAAAGATTCTCGCCAAACTTCTCTAGTTTCTAATTCCATCAACATTGTATCGTAAACAACTCGATCAGGCAAAAGTTTTTGTTTCATGGATGGAATGGCTTTGGAATTATTTAACCAAACCTCTCCAAATAACGAATCAATAAAACCTGACAAAGTAGAAGGTAAGTAATAAAATGCTGATAAATAAGGTGAAGACTTCTTTAAAGCACCACATAAATGAAACAGTTCAGCGCCACCAGCTCCAATAATTAGCGTATTTTCAGGAGTTGTCATTTCTTCCATATATTCTAATATCGATTGAAAGGTGTCAATTCCTCTTGCTTTTATATTATTTGGGCAAATATACCACTGAAATTCTAAACTAGATGAAAATAATTTTGAAAATTTATCGTAATAATACTCGTAGAAAGGCTGACTTGAAACAAATAATACAGAAGAAAAATCTTCCAAGTTACTAAAATAACCTTGCGTAATTAACCGATTTAGAGATTCTGCATAAACAATGTCAACTTGTTCATATTTCTCTCTCATTGCCACCACCTCTTACGACCATTTTACCATAAAAAAGTTGATACATAGGGATATACTTCTCTATAAAAAGAGACTCCAACATTTATTCCATGCTTGAAGTCTACATTTTTATCTCCTTGTAAAAAGTGATACAACAGCAATCACAATGACAGCTCCTAGTATTGATGGTATCAAAGCCATACCGGCTAAGTGTCCACCCCAATCACTGCCAAATAATTTTTGTCCAACACTAGAACCGACTAAACCAGCGATAATATTGAACACGCATCCCTTTGGATTATCTTTACCTGTTAGCGAACCCGCAATAGCGCCAATAACCGCTCCTACAAGAAGTACCCAAATCCAATACATAAATATCCACTCCTTCATCTTGATACTCTATTTTAAATGAAAGACAAAAAAATAGTCAAGCACTAGACCGTGTTCTTGACTATAATAAGTGTTATTTTATATATAAACTTTGTTTTCCTGTTTCATTGTATATTTTTTCGAAAGTATCTTGACTGACAGTTACTTCTTTTCCATAAGGATCATTTAAAAATACATTTTCTTTATCAAATCCTGTGATAACTGCAGCATGATGATTAACCCCATACTTTTTTAATCCGTTCTCAGTTGGCCAATCAATCCAATCTTCTTTTCTAGGAACTTTATAATCAATAGTTGTAATGACCCAAACAGGACGACCTGCTTTAATCTGCATGAATAATTCTGAAAGAGAACTTCCTGTACTGTTAACCACTTCATATGGTGAATTAACTAAAGATTGTGCTAAATCAAATACTGGTTGAACGTTGACGCCAGTTCCAGGATTTTTCCCCGTTGCATCCCCAACAAATCCTGAATCTGGATCTCCCAATAGTGTATCACTTACTTGATATGGCTCCTTCTTAATCTTCTCTTGAAGTTGATTCTTATTATAATCAAAGGAATAATAAGTTAAAATCATACTAAGTGCCGTTACTTCACAACCATATATTAAAGATGGTTCTGACATCTGGTCAAATAAAGGAACAGGTAAATGATACTCTGACAGCTGATTTTCTTGAGTTGTTACAGTGTTCATGCCTTTCAATAAATTAGGGTGTTTAGTATAACGAATATGACATTTCTCTTTTGCAATGCGGTTATTTTCAACAGCCATCGTAAAAATAACTTTGGTTCCAAATAAACTAGCGACTGAAATTATAAGTATAACTGAAATATTAATTATTTTTTTCATGAAAAATTAACCCTATAATACTAACCAAGTTTCCAAAAGTTCTTCTAGCATTTTCTTAACCAACTCTACTCGTTCTTTGTTCTTCTCAGTGTTTGCTAATAGCAACTGATTGTACATAAAATCATAAAGTGAGATTAATTGATCTGGAACATCACTGTCAGGTGTCGGTGCAACTGCATATTTTAATTCCAAAACAATATCTTGTACTTTTATCAACTGTGTATTTATTTCTTGCAAATTGCCTTGATCCAAATGAAAAATAGCAAGTTTTGAATGTTTGATTCCTGCCTCATAAAGAATTTCAATTAATTTTTTTGGTGACGCTGTTAATATTTGATTATTTACATATGCTGAATTACCTTTATTATTGTATGTCATGATATACTCCTTAGTTATTATTAGAAATCTTTATCAATAAAGAAAGATTCAGAAAATTGTTTAATGTACTGATGGGCAATTTTTTCAGATTGATTCAACTGAGCCATTTTCTCAAATAACTCTGCTTTTTCACCTTCTAATTTTTCCATCAGCTCTTGATACTCATCACAGAGTTTCTGTAAATCTTTTTTATTTTGATTTGTTAATCCTTCATTAGAAACCACTTGATAGTGACTCATTAATTCATTATGTTGGTCTAAAATATTCATAGATTCTTCCAAATTTAATTCTTGAGACCACTTAGAAATATTATCAAGTAACTTCTTTATTAAAACTTCTTTTTTCCCTATACTTTCAGTCAATAGTTCGCTCCCCTTTTTTCTAAATTAGTTCATGTTAAACGAGTCTAATTGTGTCATCAATGTCGCCATTTGTTGTTCCGCTTGCATCATTACTTGGTCTAAACGGCTGAATGTCCTAACATAATAATCACGCTTTTTATCGAGTTTTTCAGTAAATCGATCAATTCGCTCATCTAAATCTTTTAAACTTTTTTCGTAAGATTCTTTTTTAGTTGAGTAGACACTTTTTTGTCCCGCTTGATCTTTTAAATATGAGTTCATCAATTCATTTAATTTTACTGTATAACCAAACTCTTTTTTATCAAATTCCATGACAGGTTTGCCATCTTCGTCTTTAATAACATTTCCGAATTCATCTTTTTTCTCTACTAACGTTTTTTCAGCATAATAGAAAAAATTTTGAACATTATCAGGGTCTTCTTTTAATAACTCTTTAAATTTTTCTTCATCTAAAGATAAAACACCTTTTTTATCTACATTTAAACCTAACTCAGATGGAAACTTAAACGTAGTATGTGAATTTTGATCAGGAATACCTGTTACTAACATTTTTAAACTTGACTGTAAACGAGCTGCAGTACTATCGCCTGCTAGAGGTCCCTGTTTATTATCTTTTTTACTAGGATCTCCTACTTCTGTTTTTTCGTTTAAAAAACTCATCAATTCATTATATTGTTCAACAAATGCATTTAACGTTTCTACTGGTTTATCTAAATCTCTCTTTAAACCAACTTTAACAGGTTCTTCTGTCTTTTCATGGATATGAATCGTAACACCTTCGACGACATCATCAACGTTGTTAGATGGACGCTCAACCTGCATTCCATCAATTGTAAATTTAGCATTGATTCCTTGTGTATATTTTGGTGCATTGTTCACATCATCTTTATTCATTCCAAGATCGTTCATCAATGAAGTATCTCCACGAACTTCAAAATCTGTTTCACCCGTATCAACATTACTCAATACTAATCGATTATCGACAATTGTTGCTTTGACACCTGTTTCTTTTGATTCATTATTAATTTTATTAGTAATGTCTTTTAAACTATCTTTTTCATCAATCTGGATCTTAATCTCTTCTCCATCAGGATCTTTCGAATCAAATTTTAACTCACCAGACGTACCCAATTCATCGTAAATGGTTTTATCATCCATTTTATCTATTTTTCCCGAAACTTGACGAGACGATGTCGCAACTTGTTGGACTGTAATATCAAAATTATCTTCTTGAGCCTTATCCGTTCCAGTGATTGTTACTTTATCTGGTTTCGAACTTGTCGCTAGTTTTGAATTCCAAGTTTCATTTTTTTGAAGCGTCTCAATCGTTTTAAAGAAAGTGTTCATTCTCAGGCGAACATCTTTCCATGCGTTTTGTTGTTCAATAATCAAAGACTTTTCATTATTCATTCTAACTAAAGGTCCTGATTCTGCCTCAATCATTTGATCAATTTGTGCCGCCCCAATTGTTGAGTAACTTCCTAGCATCACACTAATTCCGGTTTCACTTGTTACTGTTGGCATATTATCATCCTTCCTTGTTAACGATGATTCCAACCATTTTCCAGATATTGGCAATAGAATCCAACATTTTTTCAGAAGGAATTTCTTTCACCACTTCATCTGTTTCTGTATCAACTAAGGTAATCATAGTTCTATGGGTTGTCTCATGAAGTTTAAACTCCATTTTCACATCTTTACCATTGAGTTGTCGGTTAGATTCTTCAATTATTTTTTCTAATTGCTCTCTTTTATAATCTGATAAACCATTGGTAAAATATTCATTTCCTTCTGGTTCTTTAAACTGCTCATTTTGAGTATTCGTTTCAAGTTCCGTTGATACTTTAGAAACAGGTTCTATTTTTTCAACTTTATCTACATTATTATGAGCACTTAACCAATTTACATGATTGATATCAAGCATTTGTTTCACTTCCTTTAATTAAATTACCTAGTTAAAGAAAAGCCGACCAAAATGTTAGTCGGCTTAAAAATTAATTACTGTAATAAAGAAAGAACACTTTGTGGCATTGCGTTAGCTTGTGCCAACATTGAAGTTGCTGCTTGAGAAAGGATGTTATTCTTAGTAAAGTTCATCATTTCTTCAGCCATATCTACGTCTCTAATACGAGAGTTTGCTTCAGTTAAATTTTCTTGTGCTACAGATAAGTTGTTGATTGTGTGTTGTAATCTGTTTTGAGCAGCTCCTAAGTCAGAACGAGTGCTTGATACTTTTTGAGAAGCTAAGTCTAATTGGTTGATTGCCATTTCAGCTTGTTTTTGATCACCTAAACTTAAATCTCTAATACCTAAAGTTTTCGAATCAATTGTTCCAATTTCAACACTGATGATGTCCCCTGTGTTAGCTCCTACATGGAAGTCTAAACCTGATTTAGGTGTTGTTTGTGCTGTAAATTTAGAAGTATGTGTTTCAGCAGTTGTTACTTCTCCTTTACCGTAACGACCTTCTGTTGTTAATTTAATTACGCCAACATTTGAATCTTTTGTTGGTGGTGTCGCTGCTGTATCACCTTTTTTGATGATAGTAAATGTTCCGTCTTCATTATCTTTTTTATCAAACTTAGCTGCATCAGCACCACTTAATACAACATCAGGTGTTCCATTAGCATCTCTAGTATATTCAACAGTTAATTCTCCTTCTAGATGTTTATCAGAATAACTTACTGTCATATATAAATCAGCATTGTCAGATTTACTAATATCTTGTACAGATGAGCTATCAAACTCACCATCTAATAAGTTCTTTTGGTTAAAGTTAGTTGTTTGTGAAATACGATCTACTTCATCTTTTAATGCGTCAAATTCTTTGTTGATTTCAGCACGGTCTTCGTTGCTTAAAGTACCATTTGACCCTTGAGTTGCTAAATCACGCATACGATTGATGATGTCATGTGTTTCGTTTAAAGCACCCTCAGCTGTTTGGATTAATGAAATTCCATCTTGTGCGTTACGGCTAGCTTGTTTTAAACCACCGATTTGACCTTTCATTTTTTCAGAAATTGCTAAACCTGCTGCGTCGTCTCCGGCACGGTTGATACGTAGTCCTGAAGATAATTTAGCTAATGAATTCGCTTTTCCATTGTTTGCTGCTGTTAGACGTGAATAAGTGTTTAATGCTGGTACGTTTGTATTAATTCTCATTGTTGTTTTCCCCCTGTAATTTTATTAAGGTATTATTTATAATGAGGTCACCCTCTGATATATATATCGGCATAAATTATTTTTTATTAAATATTTTTTCAAATAAGGAGAGATATATGATAAAATTAATAGCATATAATAACGTAAGGAGCGTTTACTATTAACTACTTAAAAGAACTACTACATGTATTGAAAGATAAAAAAAATAGAAAACTCGTTATCTGTTCAATAATTACTCTATTAATATTATTCATTTTCATTCCTAAAAAAGACAAAGAAGAAGTAAAGAAAGAAATTGGGGGACCTAAAGTTACTCTTGTTGAAGAAAAAGTAACAAAGGAGAAGACAAAGCAAAAAGAATACCCAGATGTTGAAAAGAAAAATCCCATAACTATTCAGGAATCAAAAGATGCTAACGTAGAAAAAGCCTGGAAAAATTCGGAATGGAAAACAATTAAAACTGCACAAACTGGTACTCACTACGCTAACTTTGATGATAATAGTATTGACCGAAAAGAAATAAAGCTAGCTTTTTCAGAAGCACTTAATTTAGCTCCAGAGAATATTGAAGAATGGTGGTTAGACGGACCTAATTCATCTGATATCTATGGTTTTTTAAGTAACAAGAAAACGAATGAAGCTTACAAGGTTCATCTACACTGGATAGATAATACAGGATGGCAACCTAGTTTAGTTGAAAAACTTCACACATTACCTACTTCTTTTAACTAACACAAAAAAACCGATCAGAATGTAGCGACCCCCAAAAGTTAGACCAAAAATCTAACTTTTAGGGGTCACAACAGAACGATCGGTTTTTTTTATTATTATTGTAATAAAGAAAGAACACTTTGTGGCATTGCATTTGCTTGAGCCAACATTGAAGTTGCAGCTTGAGAAAGGATGTTGTTCTTAGTGAAGTTCATCATTTCTTCAGCCATATCTACGTCTCTAATACGAGAGTTTGCTTCAGTTAAGTTTTCTTGTGCTACAGATAAGTTGTTGATTGTGTGTTGTAATCTGTTTTGAGCAGCTCCTAAGTCAGAACGAGTGCTTGATACTTTTTGAGAAGCTAAGTCTAATTGGTTGATTGCCATTTCAGCTTGTTTTTGATCACCTAAACTTAAATCTCTAATACCTAAAGTTTTCGAATCAATTGTTCCAATTTCTACACTGATGATGTCCCCTGTGTTAGCTCCTACATGGAAGTCTAAACCTGATTTAGGTGTTGCTTGTGGTGTAAAAGTTGTTGCATGAGATTCAGCTGTTGTTACCTCATCTTTTCCATAACGGCCTTCTGTTGTTAATTTAACAACTCCAGCTTCCTTTCCAGATGCATTTTCTTTAATTGAATACGTTCCATCTTCATTATCTTTTAATGTATAGTCTGCTTTACTTCCGCCATCTAATTCTACTGTAACTTTACCTGCAGCATCTCTGGTATATTTAACTTCTAAATCACCATCCATTTGCTTGTCAGAATAATTTACAGTCATATATAAATCAGCATTAGTAGATTTTACAACATCTTGTTTAGATGAACTATCAAACTCACCATCTAATAAGTTCTTTTGGTTAAAGTTAGTTGTTTGTGAAATACGATCCACTTCATCTTTTAATGCATCAAATTCTTTGTTGATTTCAGCACGGTCTTCGTTACTTAACGTTCCATTTGATCCTTGAGTTGCTAAATCGCGCATACGGTTAATGATGTCGTGAGTTTCGTTTAAAGCACCTTCAGCTGTTTGAATTAATGAAATACCATCTTGAGCGTTACGGCTAGCTTGTTTTAAACCACCGATTTGACCTTTCATTTTTTCAGAAATCGCTAAACCTGCTGCGTCGTCTCCGGCACGGTTGATACGTAATCCTGATGATAATTTAGCTAATGAATTCGCTTTTCCATTGTTTGCTGCTGTTAAACGTGAGTATGTGTTTAACGCTGGTACGTTTGTATTAATTCTCATTGTTGTTTTCCTCCTATTTTTCAAACCATTTTTCTGAGGTTACCCTCTGTTATATATATCGGTTATTTTTTGTTTTAATTAATCTAAAAATAAAGAAAAACGACCTATAATCAGATCGTTTTCATAAAAATTATTGTAATAAAGAAAGGACACTTTGTGGCATTGCATTTGCTTGTGCCAACATTGAAGTTGCTGCTTGAGAAAGGATATTGTTCTTAGTGAAGTTCATCATTTCTTCAGCCATATCTACGTCTCTAATACGAGAGTTTGCTTCAGTTAAATTTTCTTGTGCTACAGATAAGTTGTTGATTGTGTGTTGTAATCTGTTTTGAGCAGCTCCTAAGTCAGAACGAGTGCTTGATACTTTTTGAGAAGCTAAGTCTAATTGGTTGATTGCCATTTCAGCTTGTTTTTGATCACCTAAACTTAAATCTCTAATACCTAAAGTTTTCGAATCAATTGTTCCAATTTCAACACTGATGATGTCCCCTGTGTTAGCTCCTACATGGAAGTCTAAACCTGATTTAGGTGTTGTTTGTGCTGTAAATTTAGAAGTATGTGTTTCAGCAGTTGTTACTTCTCCTTTACCGTAACGACCTTCTGTTGTTAATTTAATTACGCCAACATTTGAATCTTTTGTTGGTGGTGTCGCTGCTGTATCACCTTTTTTGATGATAGTAAATGTTCCGTCTTCATTATCTTTTTTATCAAACTTAGCTGCATCAGCACCACTTAATACAACATCAGGTGTTCCATTAGCATCTCTAGTATATTCAACAGTTAATTCTCCTTCTAGATGTTTATCAGAATAACTTACTGTCATATATAAATCAGCATTGTCAGATTTACTAATATCTTGTACAGATGAGCTATCAAACTCACCATCTAATAAGTTCTTTTGGTTAAAGTTAGTTGTTTGTGAAATACGATCTACTTCATCTTTTAATGCGTCAAATTCTTTGTTGATTTCAGCACGGTCTTCGTTGCTTAAAGTACCATTTGACCCTTGAGTTGCTAAATCACGCATACGATTGATGATGTCATGTGTTTCGTTTAAAGCACCCTCAGCTGTTTGGATTAATGAAATTCCATCTTGTGCGTTACGGCTAGCTTGTTTTAAACCACCGATTTGACCTTTCATTTTTTCAGAAATTGCTAAACCTGCTGCGTCATCTCCGGCACGGTTGATACGTAATCCTGATGATAATTTAGCTAATGAATTCGCTTTTCCATTGTTTGCTGCTGTTAAACGTGAATATGTGTTTAAAGCTGGTACGTTTGTATTAATTCTCATTGTTGTTTTCCTCCTATGTTTTAAACCTTCTTTTTTGAGGTTACCCTCTGTTATATATATCGGTTATTTATTGTTATATTTAACAATTTTTAGTTTTATTTTTTTCACATACAAAAAAAAAACACATAAAAATTACTAATAAAAGTAATTTTTATGTGTTTTTTAAACGTAATCAAGCAAACTAGTTTGCATAATTTTACTTCCAACTGATAAACATGCTTGGTAAGCAACCATTTGATTACTAAATTCCATGTATTTTTCAGCCACATCAATGTCTTGTTTCTCAGATAAAGCTTCTTTTAATTGAAGATTTTCAGCTTCATTACGATCTCTTGCTGATTCTAATCGATTAGTCGTTGTTCCTATTTTAGCACGAGCATCCACCATGTTCTCAAGATGAGTATCCCACCTAGCAACTAATCCTGTTGCTGGTTGATCACTAGTAGCTGCTGTTCCTGAGATAGCCGCATGATCATTATTATTCATAGCAAGCATTAGATCTTGAACAAAAATATTTAAATTATCAACATTTCCATTAGCGTCTGTCGTCTCATTCATGAACTTAGTTCCATCTGTAACTAGCTCAACATTCACACCCTCAGCTATTTCTCTAGGTAGATTGTTAGCTGTTCCATGATACTTAATCTCTGTAATATCCCCATTGTCATCCTTAACAACTTCGAAAGGAGGTGTTTGAGTATTCTGACCACCAAAGACATAGCGTCCATCATAAGTTGTATTAAGAGAGTCGACAATGCCATCAATCTCAGAAATCATTTCTTGCTTGTTAGCTTTCATTTCGTCTGGACCTAACGTTTCATTGGCACTTGCTAGCATTAAATCTCTCACACGGTGCATTGATTCTGTGGCATTTTTAAGTGCCGCATCTTGTGTGTTACTCCAACCGATAGACTCATTAATCGTTTGGTTATACCCCTCGTTTCGATAAATCGAATCATTCATTTGTAGAATTTTAGAAAAAGCTAAAGGATTATCTGAAGATTTTTCAATTTCTAAAAAAGAACTTAATTGACGATGATATTTATTCATCATTGTATAATTGTGATTTAAATTTCGTTGAAATGACGCGTGTTGATTAGCATCTGATACTCTCATTTATAACTACACTCCTGTTCTATTAATTAATGTATCTAATAAATCAGATACAACAGATATTACTCTAGCATTTGCTTGGAAAGCACGTTGGAAACGCATAACATCCGTGATTTCCTCATTGATATTTACACCTGAAACAGAATATTTACGATCTTCTAATTGGAAAAGTAAAAATTCTTGAGTGGTTACTCGATTATCTGCTTGTTGCTTAGCAATACCATTTTTAGTCACGATATCAATATAAGAACCAAGTAGAGTTGAACCTCCTGGCTCATCTTTAATTGTCATCGTATCCGGGTCATAATCAAAGGTCGCATTAGGATAGCCTAATTTGGTATCTTTTAATTTACCAATTTCTTTAGCTCTCGTACCATCCCCCACAGATCCATCAGATGGTAAGTACTCACCGGGATTGTTTGGATCTGGAACACGAACTTCTTTTCCTGCGTTAACTAATGAAGGATCTTTTTTTAATTTATCATTTACTTTAATATTTTTTGCAAAATTAGGATCGTTGGGATCTCCCAAAGTAAAGAAATCATCGCCCTTACCACCATCAGAATGGATAATATTAACTGATGTTGCTAAATTAAACGTAAAAATATTAAATTCTTCTGTCCTAGCATCAATTTCTGCTAATCCTTCTTGCAAACCTTTTGCCGCACCACTTTCAACCGCAATTGGCTGGAATGTTGGTGGTGTATCTTTAGGATCTGAAATTAATAACTGCCCAACTGGATAATTCTCACCATTCGTCAAAGGTACCTTCTCGTTAGTTAAGTTACCACCTTCTGAAACTAAAGGTTGGTCATTAGCATCAGTTCCTACAACAACACTAATCGTTTTAATTTCACCTGGAGCTAGGATAGTTTCTCCACCCATTTTGACTGATACTCGGCCATATTCATCAAATGTTGTTTCAATATTACCAAAGCCAGATAAATCTTCTAGTAGCATATCTCTTCTATCAAGTAAATCGTTTGGCGTTCCACCATCTGCAGATGCTTTAAAAAGTTGCTGATTAATTTCATTTAACTCTTCTAATTTAGAATTGAAATCTAATACATTTTTTTCAAGGACTGAAACAGTGTCATTATGCAATGTTTCTAATTGTTTAGCCGTACGATTAATGTTCTCAGCTAAATTATTTCCATTTTCAACAA
Coding sequences within it:
- a CDS encoding C39 family peptidase codes for the protein MKKIINISVILIISVASLFGTKVIFTMAVENNRIAKEKCHIRYTKHPNLLKGMNTVTTQENQLSEYHLPVPLFDQMSEPSLIYGCEVTALSMILTYYSFDYNKNQLQEKIKKEPYQVSDTLLGDPDSGFVGDATGKNPGTGVNVQPVFDLAQSLVNSPYEVVNSTGSSLSELFMQIKAGRPVWVITTIDYKVPRKEDWIDWPTENGLKKYGVNHHAAVITGFDKENVFLNDPYGKEVTVSQDTFEKIYNETGKQSLYIK
- a CDS encoding GlsB/YeaQ/YmgE family stress response membrane protein, translated to MYWIWVLLVGAVIGAIAGSLTGKDNPKGCVFNIIAGLVGSSVGQKLFGSDWGGHLAGMALIPSILGAVIVIAVVSLFTRR
- a CDS encoding YpiB family protein, translating into MIELASKKKFVNWLIQSVSLKKRESYWILNYLLNHEFLLDRVTFVENVLSTPRGLLVTDQSVSGSGLEMVNQGIVIEDPNKIFHDIRLNRKSPLFIGVSFDGMTLSKYYLDVLEENPYQPLDEEAEKEFRLALNSFIEEEERKFKLNILLEKINQALETGNKKEFQKLSKDYQRLKENESL
- the fliS gene encoding flagellar export chaperone FliS, with translation MTYNNKGNSAYVNNQILTASPKKLIEILYEAGIKHSKLAIFHLDQGNLQEINTQLIKVQDIVLELKYAVAPTPDSDVPDQLISLYDFMYNQLLLANTEKNKERVELVKKMLEELLETWLVL
- a CDS encoding flagellar protein FlaG, with translation MLDINHVNWLSAHNNVDKVEKIEPVSKVSTELETNTQNEQFKEPEGNEYFTNGLSDYKREQLEKIIEESNRQLNGKDVKMEFKLHETTHRTMITLVDTETDEVVKEIPSEKMLDSIANIWKMVGIIVNKEG
- a CDS encoding tetratricopeptide repeat protein, whose amino-acid sequence is MSNSKKMLEALSNGDLIEAQVAFEKALVEDLPEERMQLADNLFQLGFVEESEKLYSKLFEEFPEEETLKISLAEIAIENDELEKAFSYLESIEETSDLYAQSLITQADLYQVLNIPEVSERKLNQAKEIMPNEPLLDLSLAELYFSSEDYVKAIAVYQELKKVLSKEESPINLNERIGVALSRIGDFEEAVNYLELSIEEEETVERAFQLALTYYQLEQNERAIELLTQVRLMDESFNQVYYPLAQILHDEGRHEEAIEMAEEGIVQNPYETSLYHLASETAYHLGDKDQAKQYLEEVISLEVDADLSKIRLAELLLKEEEYDEVITLIATLEVKEQSFAEWILAQAFNGLEEFDQAKKHYDQAKETLIDDPEFVKDYALFLREEGNREESNRLLQMYLTMVPDDVEVASLLDNEGW
- the fliD gene encoding flagellar filament capping protein FliD; amino-acid sequence: MPTVTSETGISVMLGSYSTIGAAQIDQMIEAESGPLVRMNNEKSLIIEQQNAWKDVRLRMNTFFKTIETLQKNETWNSKLATSSKPDKVTITGTDKAQEDNFDITVQQVATSSRQVSGKIDKMDDKTIYDELGTSGELKFDSKDPDGEEIKIQIDEKDSLKDITNKINNESKETGVKATIVDNRLVLSNVDTGETDFEVRGDTSLMNDLGMNKDDVNNAPKYTQGINAKFTIDGMQVERPSNNVDDVVEGVTIHIHEKTEEPVKVGLKRDLDKPVETLNAFVEQYNELMSFLNEKTEVGDPSKKDNKQGPLAGDSTAARLQSSLKMLVTGIPDQNSHTTFKFPSELGLNVDKKGVLSLDEEKFKELLKEDPDNVQNFFYYAEKTLVEKKDEFGNVIKDEDGKPVMEFDKKEFGYTVKLNELMNSYLKDQAGQKSVYSTKKESYEKSLKDLDERIDRFTEKLDKKRDYYVRTFSRLDQVMMQAEQQMATLMTQLDSFNMN